The following are encoded together in the Salvia hispanica cultivar TCC Black 2014 chromosome 6, UniMelb_Shisp_WGS_1.0, whole genome shotgun sequence genome:
- the LOC125195315 gene encoding uncharacterized protein LOC125195315 translates to MVFSHGHINIFVPGRLSLSSFITKSLNHSTKWNDSLFISHPPPSLPALQSAAVAGGGFSPSLSPLFSPSRPTPHRRRLHSENGDASPPPHAATTTAVISRSPSRSGQPPSRRLLSRRAAPSTVAFPSECIAAAAVHAQAAAPASPPRRYYTAGQPPHTLLLLTPFSDNTTTTLYFPNQWMKVVILVVDSGIWNYLY, encoded by the exons ATGGTGTTCTCTCACGGTCACATCAACATTTTTGTGccgggaag GCTTTCCCTTTCCTCCTTCATCACTAAATCCCTAAATCACTCCACAAAATGGAACGACTCCCTCTTCATCTCACATCCGCCGCCGTCACTTCCAGCACTGCAGtccgccgccgtcgccggcGGAGGCttctccccctctctctctcctctcttctctccttcTCGGCCTACTCCACACCGCCGCCGTCTCCACAGCGAGAACGGCGATGCATCGCCACCACCGCACGCAGCCACAACTACCGCCGTCATCTCCAGATCTCCCTCTCGTTCAGGTCAGCCGCCGTCACGGAGGCTGCTGTCGCGTCGCGCAGCCCCATCCACCGTCGCCTTCCCCTCCGAATGCATTGCTGCCGCCGCTGTGCATGCACAAGCGGCGGCCCCGGCATCTCCTCCACGCCGTTACTACACCGCCGGCCAGCCTCCCCACACTCTGCTATTACTGACACCCTTCTCCGACAACACCACAACCACCCTCTACTTTCCAAATCA GTGGATGAAAGTTGTGATTTTGGTGGTTGATTCGGGGATATGGAACTATTTATATTGA
- the LOC125193712 gene encoding cytochrome P450 714C2-like: MEKMMVIAAQLLVSLVVGALFILILRIFDAAIARPRRLRSAIVKQGIRGPVPSNLYGNIPEIKRIAESQKPMEKKSAQKMVHDWFPVVFPHLEQWRNEYGSTFLYSTGAIQLLCITDAEMVKEMSLCTSLNLGKPSYLSTERGPLLGRGILSSNGPYWAHQRKIIAPEFYLERVKGMVSLMVESTEAMLKTWEKKTEDSGGKVEIMVDEDFRSLSADIISRACFGRSYVEGEKIFSKLQSLQRVMSKGSIGVPGMRHLPTKHNRELWRLEREIDSMILGAVKSRSSDDDNDKKDLLQLLLAAAENEGDDSNNIPADMTPSKFIVDNCKNIYLAGHETTSISASWCLMMLAAHPDWQARAREEVLEICGMGMPTADMLRSMKVLTMVIQETLRLYPPVAYVVREALQDIHFKGLNIPRGANIQVPIPRMHQDQVLWGSDAHHFKPERFGNGVSGACKIPQAYMPFGYGSRTCAGQHFAMAELKVILSLILSKFRCSLSPAYHHSPVFRLAIQPQHGVSILLQKL; encoded by the exons ATGGAGAAAATGATGGTCATTGCGGCACAGTTGCTGGTTTCTCTAGTTGTCGGAGCTTTGTTTATACTGATTTTAAGAATCTTCGACGCTGCAATCGCGAGACCAAGGAGATTGAGATCTGCAATCGTGAAGCAAGGGATCAGAGGGCCCGTTCCTTCTAATTTGTACGGCAACATACCTGAAATAAAACGAATTGCCGAATCTCAGAAACCGATGGAGAAAAAATCTGCACAGAAAATGGTTCATGATTGGTTCCCCGTCGTTTTCCCCCATCTCGAGCAGTGGAGAAATGAATACG GATCTACATTTTTGTATTCTACCGGCGCCATACAGCTGCTCTGCATTACTGATGCAGAGATGGTGAAGGAGATGAGCCTCTGCACCTCTTTGAACCTTGGCAAGCCTTCGTATTTATCAACAGAACGCGGCCCTCTACTTGGTAGGGGCATCCTCTCGTCCAATGGCCCTTATTGGGCGCATCAGAGGAAGATCATTGCACCTGAATTTTATTTAGAGAGAGTCAAG GGTATGGTGAGCTTGATGGTTGAATCCACAGAAGCGATGTTGAAAACTTGGGAGAAGAAAACGGAGGATTCAGGTGGGAAGGTGGAAATCATGGTAGATGAGGATTTTAGAAGCTTGTCAGCTGATATTATATCAAGAGCATGCTTTGGAAGAAGCTATGTGGAAGGGGAAAAGATATTCAGTAAACTTCAATCACTTCAACGAGTGATGTCAAAAGGGAGCATTGGAGTTCCGGGAATGAG GCACCTCCCGACTAAGCACAACAGAGAGTTATGGAGGTTGGAGCGAGAAATTGACTCGATGATACTGGGTGCTGTCAAAAGTCGCAGTAGCGATGATGATAATGATAAGAAAGACCTTCTGCAGCTGCTACTTGCTGCAGCTGAGAATGAAGGAGATGATAGCAATAACATACCTGCAGATATGACTCCAAGtaaatttattgttgataACTGCAAGAACATCTATCTTGCTGGCCACGAGACTACATCAATCTCGGCATCATGGTGCTTGATGATGCTCGCCGCCCATCCAGATTGGCAAGCTCGTGCCCGTGAAGAGGTGCTTGAAATCTGTGGTATGGGCATGCCCACAGCAGACATGCTCCGCAGCATGAAAGTG CTGACTATGGTGATTCAAGAGACACTGCGGCTATACCCACCGGTAGCCTATGTGGTGAGAGAAGCCCTGCAAGATATCCATTTCAAGGGGCTCAACATACCAAGGGGGGCGAACATCCAGGTCCCTATACCTAGGATGCACCAGGACCAGGTGCTGTGGGGCTCGGACGCGCATCACTTCAAGCCGGAGAGATTTGGCAATGGAGTTTCGGGGGCCTGCAAGATCCCACAGGCTTATATGCCCTTCGGGTATGGAAGCCGCACATGTGCAGGACAACACTTCGCCATGGCTGAGTTGAAGGTCATTCTCTCACTTATCCTCTCCAAGTTTAGATGCTCTCTCTCGCCGGCATATCACCATTCACCTGTGTTTAGATTAGCCATACAGCCTCAGCATGGAGTCTCTATTCTTCTTCAGAAACTGTGA
- the LOC125192955 gene encoding heterogeneous nuclear ribonucleoprotein R-like isoform X1 encodes MPPRSTKKTPPGPGSKRALRGRATAAAENAQAQAVPEEPKVKMEEIAGSEMEQKASAEDKVALETVLTSVKIDFPLDDATFLFYPAEDGDSKESVDEYEKDERLDLEDNDPEYEPGEYCGVDYDDKEIEPDTREYVGELEEDDPKELDVGKEDGDVFEEEFDSIHEEIENEEDYEHVGQEQSEMGYAEEEEHHEVFKERRKRKEFEIFVGGLDKNATEADLREVFSKVGEVTEVRLMMNPQTKKNKGFAFLRFATVEQARRACASLKNPVVCGKQCGVTPSQDSDTLFLGNICRTWTKEALKERLKHYGLENVEDLTLVEDSNNVGMNRGFAFLEFSTRSDAMDAFKRLQKRDVSFGVDRPAKVSFADSFIDPGDEIMAQVKTVFVDGLSASWDDEHVKELLKKYGEIEKVELARNMPSARRKDFGFVTFDTHDAAVTCAKSINNEELGEGASKAKVRSRLSRPLQRGKGKHIARGDFRPGRGSVRRARNPWSRPLPRAIPVRAPRIPPHLPPVVDRSFRRPVTVRERRLVMDVPQRARPAAPLPRSYDRRPPVPSYPKSGLKRDYSHREELSSRSRVAAIDYNSRATSDRRAPYRDDYPPRPSGYPDMPRGGTARSTGRRPYVDDGYNERFERAPPSYHEGREREYDSMSGSKRPYASVDDVPPRYSEAGMRHSRARLDYDLGSSASRYTDAYSDRLGRSDMGYEGSRSSMSSQDSHGLYSSRQGIGYSGGSYGGSDVGRMYSSNFGGDYMSRGSDVGGSSYSSVYPGRGMGGSSYMGSSGSGSYY; translated from the exons ATGCCACCGAGATCGACGAAGAAAACTCCGCCGGGGCCGGGGAGCAAGAGAGCACTGCGGGGACGAGCGACTGCGGCGGCGGAGAATGCTCAGGCGCAGGCCGTGCCCGAGGAACCAAAAGTGAAAATGGAGGAGATTGCTGGAAGCGAGATGGAGCAGAAGGCCAGCGCTGAGGATAAAGTTGCGCTAGAGACCGTACTGACCTCTGTGAAGA TTGACTTTCCTTTGGATGATGCGACTTTCCTGTTTTATCCGGCAGAGGATGGAGATTCTAAAGAGTCCGTAGATGAGTATGAGAAAGATGAGCGGTTAGACTTGGAGGATAATGATCCTGAATATGAACCTGGAGAGTACTGTGGTGTTGATTACGATGACAAGGAAATTGAGCCAGACACTCGTGAATATGTAGGTGAATTGGAGGAAGATGATCCTAAAGAATTGGATGTTGGTAAAGAAGATGGTGATGTGTTCGAGGAGGAGTTTGATAGTATCCatgaagagattgaaaatgaGGAAGATTATGAGCATGTAGGGCAGGAGCAATCTGAGATGGGTTATGCTGAGGAAGAAGAACATCACGAAGTATTCAAAGAGAGGCGTAAGCGGaaggaatttgaaattttcgttGGTGGATTGGATAAGAATGCTACTGAGGCTGACCTCAGGGAAGTTTTCAGTAAAGTTGGTGAGGTTACTGAAGTCAGACTTATGATGAATCCACAAACAAAGAAGAATAAAGGTTTTGCATTCTTGCGTTTTGCAACGGTGGAACAAGCAAGGCGAGCTTGTGCTAGTCTGAAAAATCCAGTG GTTTGTGGCAAGCAGTGTGGTGTGACACCAAGCCAAGACAGTGATACCCTGTTTTTAGGTAACATATGCAGGACATGGACAAAGGAAGCT TTGAAAGAGAGGTTAAAGCATTACGGCCTTGAAAATGTTGAGGATTTGACACTGGTTGAAGATAGTAACAATGTAGGGATGAATCGGGGTTTTGCCTTCTTAGAGTTCTCCACGAGATCTGATGCTATGGATGCTTTTAAGCGTCTACAGAAGAGGGATGTTTCGTTTGGAGTGGATAGGCCAGCTAAGGTTTCCTTTGCAGATTCTTTCATTGACCCTGGTGATGAGATCATGGCCCAG GTTAAAACTGTGTTTGTGGATGGTCTTTCTGCTTCTTGGGATGATGAACATGTCAAGGAACTTCTCAAAAAATATGGAGAGATTGAGAAAGTTGAGCTTGCCCGTAATATGCCATCTGCCAGGAGAAAAGATTTTGGTTTTGTCACATTTGATACCCATGATGCAGCAGTAACTTGTGCTAAAAGCATCAACAATGAGGAATTGGGTGAAGGTGCAAGCAAG GCTAAAGTCAGGTCCAGATTATCGAGACCTCTTCAGAGAGGCAAAGGAAAACATATTGCCAGAGGAGATTTCCGGCCTGGGCGTGGGTCAGTTCGAAGGGCTAGGAATCCTTGGAGCCGCCCATTACCACGTGCCATCCCTGTTCGTGCCCCCAGAATTCCTCCTCATCTTCCTCCTGTCGTCGACCGTAGTTTCAGAAGGCCTGTTACCGTGCGAGAGAGGAGACTGGTCATGGATGTTCCTCAAAGGGCCAGGCCTGCTGCTCCCTTGCCAAGGTCCTATGATAGGAGGCCACCTG TTCCATCATACCCCAAGAGTGGTTTGAAGAGGGATTACAGTCACAGGGAGGAGCTTAGCTCCAGAAGTAGGGTTGCTGCTATAGATTATAATTCAAGAGCAACTTCAGATAGACGCGCCCCCTACAGAGATGATTATCCTCCTCGTCCATCTGGCTACCCTGATATGCCTAGAGGTGGTACAGCGAGATCTACTGGAAGAAGACCTTATGTTGATGATGGGTATAATGAAAGATTTGAAAGGGCACCTCCATCTTACCATGAGGGACGTGAGCGTGAGTATGATTCTATGTCTGGGTCCAAACGCCCATATGCTTCAGTG GATGATGTTCCTCCCCGATATAGTGAGGCCGGAATGCGCCACTCTCGTGCTCGTTTGGACTATGATCTTGGTAGCAGTGCTTCCCGCTACACCGATGCTTACAGTGACAG GCTTGGAAGGTCAGATATGGGATATGAGGGAAGTCGAAGCTCTATGTCTAGTCAAGATTCTCATGGGCTATATAGTAGTCGTCAGGGTATTGGTTACAGTGGAG GTTCTTATGGTGGCAGTGATGTTGGTCGTATGTACTCGTCAAACTTTGGTGGGGATTACATGTCACGAGGAAGTGAT GTTGGTGGCAGCTCTTACTCGTCTGTCTATCCTGGACGTGGTATGGGTGGTAGCAGCTACATGGGAAGTAGCGGGTCTGGATCATACTATTAG
- the LOC125192955 gene encoding heterogeneous nuclear ribonucleoprotein R-like isoform X2 produces MPPRSTKKTPPGPGSKRALRGRATAAAENAQAQAVPEEPKVKMEEIAGSEMEQKASAEDKVALETVLTSVKKDGDSKESVDEYEKDERLDLEDNDPEYEPGEYCGVDYDDKEIEPDTREYVGELEEDDPKELDVGKEDGDVFEEEFDSIHEEIENEEDYEHVGQEQSEMGYAEEEEHHEVFKERRKRKEFEIFVGGLDKNATEADLREVFSKVGEVTEVRLMMNPQTKKNKGFAFLRFATVEQARRACASLKNPVVCGKQCGVTPSQDSDTLFLGNICRTWTKEALKERLKHYGLENVEDLTLVEDSNNVGMNRGFAFLEFSTRSDAMDAFKRLQKRDVSFGVDRPAKVSFADSFIDPGDEIMAQVKTVFVDGLSASWDDEHVKELLKKYGEIEKVELARNMPSARRKDFGFVTFDTHDAAVTCAKSINNEELGEGASKAKVRSRLSRPLQRGKGKHIARGDFRPGRGSVRRARNPWSRPLPRAIPVRAPRIPPHLPPVVDRSFRRPVTVRERRLVMDVPQRARPAAPLPRSYDRRPPVPSYPKSGLKRDYSHREELSSRSRVAAIDYNSRATSDRRAPYRDDYPPRPSGYPDMPRGGTARSTGRRPYVDDGYNERFERAPPSYHEGREREYDSMSGSKRPYASVDDVPPRYSEAGMRHSRARLDYDLGSSASRYTDAYSDRLGRSDMGYEGSRSSMSSQDSHGLYSSRQGIGYSGGSYGGSDVGRMYSSNFGGDYMSRGSDVGGSSYSSVYPGRGMGGSSYMGSSGSGSYY; encoded by the exons ATGCCACCGAGATCGACGAAGAAAACTCCGCCGGGGCCGGGGAGCAAGAGAGCACTGCGGGGACGAGCGACTGCGGCGGCGGAGAATGCTCAGGCGCAGGCCGTGCCCGAGGAACCAAAAGTGAAAATGGAGGAGATTGCTGGAAGCGAGATGGAGCAGAAGGCCAGCGCTGAGGATAAAGTTGCGCTAGAGACCGTACTGACCTCTGTGAAGA AGGATGGAGATTCTAAAGAGTCCGTAGATGAGTATGAGAAAGATGAGCGGTTAGACTTGGAGGATAATGATCCTGAATATGAACCTGGAGAGTACTGTGGTGTTGATTACGATGACAAGGAAATTGAGCCAGACACTCGTGAATATGTAGGTGAATTGGAGGAAGATGATCCTAAAGAATTGGATGTTGGTAAAGAAGATGGTGATGTGTTCGAGGAGGAGTTTGATAGTATCCatgaagagattgaaaatgaGGAAGATTATGAGCATGTAGGGCAGGAGCAATCTGAGATGGGTTATGCTGAGGAAGAAGAACATCACGAAGTATTCAAAGAGAGGCGTAAGCGGaaggaatttgaaattttcgttGGTGGATTGGATAAGAATGCTACTGAGGCTGACCTCAGGGAAGTTTTCAGTAAAGTTGGTGAGGTTACTGAAGTCAGACTTATGATGAATCCACAAACAAAGAAGAATAAAGGTTTTGCATTCTTGCGTTTTGCAACGGTGGAACAAGCAAGGCGAGCTTGTGCTAGTCTGAAAAATCCAGTG GTTTGTGGCAAGCAGTGTGGTGTGACACCAAGCCAAGACAGTGATACCCTGTTTTTAGGTAACATATGCAGGACATGGACAAAGGAAGCT TTGAAAGAGAGGTTAAAGCATTACGGCCTTGAAAATGTTGAGGATTTGACACTGGTTGAAGATAGTAACAATGTAGGGATGAATCGGGGTTTTGCCTTCTTAGAGTTCTCCACGAGATCTGATGCTATGGATGCTTTTAAGCGTCTACAGAAGAGGGATGTTTCGTTTGGAGTGGATAGGCCAGCTAAGGTTTCCTTTGCAGATTCTTTCATTGACCCTGGTGATGAGATCATGGCCCAG GTTAAAACTGTGTTTGTGGATGGTCTTTCTGCTTCTTGGGATGATGAACATGTCAAGGAACTTCTCAAAAAATATGGAGAGATTGAGAAAGTTGAGCTTGCCCGTAATATGCCATCTGCCAGGAGAAAAGATTTTGGTTTTGTCACATTTGATACCCATGATGCAGCAGTAACTTGTGCTAAAAGCATCAACAATGAGGAATTGGGTGAAGGTGCAAGCAAG GCTAAAGTCAGGTCCAGATTATCGAGACCTCTTCAGAGAGGCAAAGGAAAACATATTGCCAGAGGAGATTTCCGGCCTGGGCGTGGGTCAGTTCGAAGGGCTAGGAATCCTTGGAGCCGCCCATTACCACGTGCCATCCCTGTTCGTGCCCCCAGAATTCCTCCTCATCTTCCTCCTGTCGTCGACCGTAGTTTCAGAAGGCCTGTTACCGTGCGAGAGAGGAGACTGGTCATGGATGTTCCTCAAAGGGCCAGGCCTGCTGCTCCCTTGCCAAGGTCCTATGATAGGAGGCCACCTG TTCCATCATACCCCAAGAGTGGTTTGAAGAGGGATTACAGTCACAGGGAGGAGCTTAGCTCCAGAAGTAGGGTTGCTGCTATAGATTATAATTCAAGAGCAACTTCAGATAGACGCGCCCCCTACAGAGATGATTATCCTCCTCGTCCATCTGGCTACCCTGATATGCCTAGAGGTGGTACAGCGAGATCTACTGGAAGAAGACCTTATGTTGATGATGGGTATAATGAAAGATTTGAAAGGGCACCTCCATCTTACCATGAGGGACGTGAGCGTGAGTATGATTCTATGTCTGGGTCCAAACGCCCATATGCTTCAGTG GATGATGTTCCTCCCCGATATAGTGAGGCCGGAATGCGCCACTCTCGTGCTCGTTTGGACTATGATCTTGGTAGCAGTGCTTCCCGCTACACCGATGCTTACAGTGACAG GCTTGGAAGGTCAGATATGGGATATGAGGGAAGTCGAAGCTCTATGTCTAGTCAAGATTCTCATGGGCTATATAGTAGTCGTCAGGGTATTGGTTACAGTGGAG GTTCTTATGGTGGCAGTGATGTTGGTCGTATGTACTCGTCAAACTTTGGTGGGGATTACATGTCACGAGGAAGTGAT GTTGGTGGCAGCTCTTACTCGTCTGTCTATCCTGGACGTGGTATGGGTGGTAGCAGCTACATGGGAAGTAGCGGGTCTGGATCATACTATTAG
- the LOC125192956 gene encoding trihelix transcription factor ASIL1-like — MATIISPSSPDDIPTATLALPTPNPAPRRLPPPCWTPEETVALIDAYKDKWYSLSRGSLRGHHWQEVADDVASRCPAHPAKTSVQCRHKMEKLRKRYRADIQRSAARRSASSWAHFQQMHSMEKGTDLPTPPPSSSSDEEEEEHSTKSNSVKRRINDLYNRHANQSVRIKMPGAAPNPSPRIIPNSSGRPSVVEAIQALGEGFVRMEKMKMEMAQQIEEMRMEMELKRTEMILDSQRRIVDAFARAIKKPKNHHYA, encoded by the coding sequence ATGGCAACGATTATCTCCCCTTCCTCTCCCGACGACATCCCCACCGCCACGCTCGCCCTCCCCACCCCCAACCCCGCCCCCCGGCGCCTCCCCCCGCCGTGCTGGACCCCCGAGGAGACCGTCGCCCTCATCGACGCCTACAAGGACAAGTGGTACTCCCTCAGCCGCGGCAGCCTCCGCGGCCACCACTGGCAGGAGGTCGCCGACGACGTCGCCTCGCGCTGCCCCGCCCACCCCGCCAAGACCTCCGTCCAGTGCCGCCACAAGATGGAGAAGCTCCGCAAGCGGTACCGCGCCGACATCCAGAGATCCGCCGCCCGCAGATCCGCCTCGTCCTGGGCCCACTTCCAGCAAATGCACTCCATGGAGAAGGGCACCGACCTCCCCACCCCCCCTCCGTCCTCCTCAtcggatgaagaagaagaagagcacAGCACCAAGAGCAACAGCGTCAAGCGCCGCATCAACGATCTCTACAACCGCCACGCCAATCAGAGCGTCCGGATCAAGATGCCTGGCGCGGCTCCAAACCCTAGCCCTAGAATTATCCCCAATTCGAGTGGTAGGCCGTCGGTGGTGGAAGCGATACAGGCGTTGGGAGAGGGATTCGTGAgaatggagaagatgaagatggaGATGGCACAACAGATTGAAGAGATGCGGATGGAGATGGAGCTCAAGAGAACGGAGATGATTCTCGATTCGCAGCGCAGAATCGTCGACGCTTTTGCTCGTGCCATCAAGAAGCCCAAGAATCATCACTATGCCTAA